In Leptospira stimsonii, the following proteins share a genomic window:
- the gspD gene encoding type II secretion system secretin GspD produces MPGTTNQFPIFRIFSILMLVLLVWDRPVFPQNKKKVTVKTKSATSPEEPAERTFYANWRDTELNDFLKGMSAILRKNILLDESLKGKKITIISQKEIPIKNAFVFMKSVLESLGFGVVEEPDLISIVKIKDALARSPIVRVGKELIPETEVGDFRNITQIIPVENVKPEELEPILKRLTSPNTDVIVYKNTNTIVLSGSAADINKLLLLVNELDQKLEEATPGAVSSAGDVHIYTLEHSEAEKIAATLVKLDNPVVQTEELTPEKKAQGQVPGKVDKIKAVGHKESNSVIVTATNSEWTEIRKIIKVLDSARKQVLLEVLIVELTSSDLNDFGIDWRYKSEAYGQFNTGLSKEGNIINSNGQVNPNINTLSGFSLGFLKAGSEQIIGILSANQGNENFNVLSAPQVLTVDNQEAEISVGQDVPVRTQSRNAGTGGANAVTVDNYEYRPTGIKLKFTPHVNKNNKITLELFQEIKNIAEIALAGGNPTFNRREIKTSVTIENTQSIVIGGLISTDKQKRIIKIPLLGDIPYMGHLFKRTTEKLKKTNLMVFITPHILDSRENADKMTVKKKMQQERYELERERILNKEKEIKERGD; encoded by the coding sequence ATGCCCGGAACAACCAATCAATTTCCAATCTTTAGAATCTTCTCCATTCTTATGCTCGTACTTTTGGTATGGGATCGCCCCGTATTCCCTCAGAATAAAAAGAAAGTTACCGTTAAGACAAAATCGGCGACTTCTCCCGAAGAACCGGCAGAAAGAACGTTCTACGCAAACTGGAGAGATACCGAGCTCAATGATTTCTTAAAAGGAATGAGCGCGATACTTAGAAAAAATATTCTTCTGGATGAGAGTTTAAAAGGCAAAAAAATCACGATCATTTCTCAAAAAGAAATTCCGATCAAAAACGCATTCGTTTTTATGAAATCGGTTTTGGAATCTCTCGGCTTTGGGGTCGTAGAAGAACCGGATCTGATCTCCATCGTCAAGATCAAAGATGCACTCGCAAGATCTCCCATCGTTCGTGTCGGGAAGGAACTGATCCCCGAAACGGAAGTCGGAGATTTTAGAAACATAACCCAAATCATTCCGGTGGAAAACGTGAAACCGGAAGAATTGGAGCCGATTCTCAAACGTCTGACATCTCCGAATACGGACGTGATCGTTTATAAGAATACGAATACGATCGTTCTTTCCGGTTCCGCCGCCGACATCAACAAGCTCTTGCTCTTAGTCAACGAACTCGACCAAAAACTGGAAGAGGCTACACCAGGCGCGGTTTCTTCCGCGGGCGACGTTCATATCTACACTTTGGAACACAGTGAAGCGGAAAAGATCGCGGCAACGTTAGTCAAGCTGGATAACCCTGTCGTTCAAACGGAAGAATTGACGCCTGAGAAAAAAGCCCAGGGTCAGGTTCCCGGAAAAGTGGATAAGATCAAGGCGGTCGGTCACAAAGAATCGAACTCCGTGATCGTCACCGCGACGAACTCGGAATGGACCGAGATTCGAAAGATCATCAAGGTTTTGGATTCGGCAAGAAAACAAGTTCTCTTAGAAGTGTTGATCGTAGAATTGACTTCCAGCGATCTCAACGACTTCGGTATCGATTGGAGATACAAGAGCGAAGCCTACGGACAATTCAACACCGGTCTTTCCAAAGAAGGAAATATCATCAACTCTAACGGTCAAGTGAACCCGAACATCAACACCTTGAGCGGTTTCTCCTTGGGATTCTTAAAAGCCGGTTCCGAGCAGATCATCGGTATCTTAAGCGCAAACCAAGGGAATGAAAACTTCAACGTCTTATCCGCTCCTCAAGTTTTGACCGTCGACAATCAAGAAGCGGAGATCAGCGTGGGACAAGACGTTCCCGTAAGAACACAAAGTAGAAACGCCGGAACCGGTGGGGCCAACGCGGTAACGGTGGACAACTACGAATACCGTCCGACCGGAATCAAACTCAAGTTTACTCCGCACGTAAACAAAAACAATAAGATCACTTTAGAACTCTTCCAAGAAATCAAGAACATCGCAGAAATTGCCCTCGCCGGCGGAAACCCGACCTTCAATCGCCGCGAGATCAAAACGTCAGTCACCATTGAGAATACACAATCCATAGTGATCGGCGGTTTGATTTCCACGGATAAACAAAAACGAATTATCAAAATTCCTCTACTTGGTGACATTCCGTACATGGGGCATTTGTTCAAAAGAACGACTGAAAAATTAAAAAAGACCAACCTGATGGTTTTTATCACACCTCATATTCTCGATAGCAGAGAGAACGCGGATAAGATGACGGTGAAGAAAAAGATGCAACAGGAAAGATACGAACTCGAAAGAGAAAGAATCCTCAACAAAGAAAAAGAAATCAAAGAAAGAGGGGACTAA
- a CDS encoding type II secretion system-associated lipoprotein yields the protein MFRITVFLLPGIIFFLAGCGNRLIRKDAVAQINEHYADKTYYLIQDKKVSNTETFKKGMLVKIYIESTPSMVKIKCYPADHKREYAIGRMIIYQLNDEYSGKKITIEDLDKLIANELVEYKKKK from the coding sequence ATGTTTCGTATCACGGTTTTCCTGCTTCCAGGGATCATTTTTTTTCTAGCAGGCTGTGGAAACCGACTGATTCGAAAAGATGCAGTCGCTCAAATTAACGAGCACTACGCGGATAAGACTTACTACCTGATTCAAGACAAGAAGGTTTCCAATACGGAGACGTTTAAGAAAGGAATGCTCGTGAAGATCTACATCGAATCCACACCCTCGATGGTTAAGATCAAGTGTTATCCGGCGGATCACAAAAGAGAATACGCCATCGGAAGGATGATCATCTATCAATTGAACGATGAATACAGCGGAAAAAAGATTACGATAGAGGATCTGGATAAACTGATAGCTAATGAACTCGTGGAATACAAAAAGAAAAAATAG
- a CDS encoding general secretion pathway protein GspC yields MNAIFLELRKNTFYTLIPVILFFSYSLSYLLRAVILAFLNPSVQTANTNLNPTRKVGPETNRALSSYEEMVQGNLIRGVIPRAGEVATEGELSTAPPDTGEGEEMRITGTLSGHWSFARVTIVEKGKPDAQEFATGETVAGYKIRSIALNYVVLEKGGVSLKVEIGQTPGEARAKLGQDTAPKGDPGQTASGDTVRKVLSRQDVNRKLKDPAALYKNARFGPALINGKITGYKIYSVAPDHIFYALGARNGDTIKRVNGMPLTETEKMLEIWGSVKTADKITVDVERGSQILTYEFIIRN; encoded by the coding sequence ATGAACGCGATTTTTTTAGAACTCAGGAAGAACACATTCTATACCCTCATTCCTGTAATCCTGTTCTTTTCTTACTCGCTTTCGTATCTCTTGCGCGCGGTAATCCTCGCATTCTTAAATCCTAGCGTGCAAACCGCAAATACCAATCTCAATCCGACTCGAAAGGTCGGTCCTGAAACCAATCGAGCCCTTTCTTCCTATGAGGAAATGGTTCAGGGAAACCTCATTCGCGGTGTGATTCCAAGAGCGGGTGAAGTGGCTACGGAAGGAGAACTTTCTACCGCTCCTCCAGACACAGGCGAAGGCGAAGAAATGAGAATCACAGGAACCCTAAGCGGGCATTGGTCCTTTGCCCGAGTGACGATCGTCGAAAAGGGTAAGCCGGATGCGCAAGAATTCGCAACGGGAGAAACCGTAGCCGGTTATAAAATTCGTTCCATTGCTCTCAACTACGTCGTTTTAGAAAAAGGGGGAGTTTCTCTCAAAGTTGAAATCGGCCAAACTCCTGGTGAAGCAAGAGCAAAACTTGGCCAGGACACGGCGCCAAAAGGTGATCCCGGTCAAACCGCTTCCGGCGATACGGTAAGAAAGGTTCTTTCGAGACAAGACGTCAACCGCAAGCTCAAAGACCCGGCGGCCTTGTACAAGAACGCAAGATTTGGTCCCGCTCTGATCAACGGTAAAATCACCGGATACAAGATCTATAGCGTTGCCCCGGATCATATCTTTTATGCGCTCGGAGCAAGAAACGGGGACACGATCAAACGGGTGAACGGAATGCCTTTGACCGAAACCGAAAAAATGTTGGAAATCTGGGGATCCGTAAAAACTGCCGATAAGATAACGGTAGATGTGGAAAGAGGTAGCCAGATTCTCACCTACGAATTTATTATCAGAAACTAA
- a CDS encoding type II secretion system F family protein, with the protein MAIYSYVAFNKKGKEEKGIIDAASLQAARSKLKNKGLYVRNISEDSEKKDRELFPFLAKYFYRIPRKEVGLFSRQLATLLGAGIPLDKSLASIVEQTDNQNFRKVLTGMQANITEGSSLSEAMKKHPDVFPSQFPSLVAVGEKTGDYEATLTRLAELEEKSSELKAKVQVAMVYPFIMGSLSIFVTIFLLTVVIPQIQELFLQFDAKLPLITRIVIGVSDILIGFWWLLLALGFGGIVGFIYYKNTPQGKRNWDEFILKVPILGSLARKVLVSSFARNIGILLSNRVPLITTLSIVERIVDHSIFGEEIKNAVDRIKEGEKLSASFSGSVILPQMVIGMIAAGEVSDRVPEMMNKLADIYDTEVDTAIKTMTQSMEPLMIVVMGLLIGTIMASIMVPMYNLTQQLQNI; encoded by the coding sequence ATGGCAATTTATTCTTACGTAGCATTTAACAAAAAAGGAAAAGAAGAAAAGGGAATCATCGACGCGGCTTCCCTCCAGGCGGCTCGTTCTAAATTAAAAAACAAGGGACTCTACGTTCGCAACATTTCCGAAGATTCCGAAAAAAAAGACCGGGAACTTTTTCCGTTCTTAGCCAAATATTTTTATAGAATTCCTCGCAAAGAGGTCGGGCTTTTTTCAAGACAACTCGCGACCTTGCTCGGAGCGGGAATTCCTCTCGACAAATCCTTGGCGAGCATAGTAGAACAAACCGATAATCAGAATTTTAGAAAAGTTTTAACGGGGATGCAAGCCAACATCACCGAAGGTTCTTCCTTATCCGAAGCGATGAAGAAACATCCGGATGTATTTCCGAGCCAGTTTCCTTCTCTCGTCGCGGTAGGAGAAAAAACGGGAGATTACGAAGCGACCTTAACTCGACTCGCGGAATTGGAAGAGAAGTCGAGCGAGCTCAAAGCGAAAGTCCAAGTCGCGATGGTCTATCCCTTTATCATGGGTTCGCTTTCCATCTTTGTAACGATCTTTTTATTGACCGTGGTAATTCCTCAGATTCAAGAATTGTTTTTGCAGTTCGACGCAAAACTTCCTTTAATCACTCGAATCGTCATTGGAGTTTCCGATATTCTCATAGGATTTTGGTGGCTTCTTCTCGCGTTGGGTTTTGGTGGAATCGTCGGCTTTATCTATTATAAAAATACCCCCCAAGGAAAACGAAACTGGGACGAGTTTATTCTCAAGGTTCCGATTTTGGGTTCTTTGGCTCGTAAGGTTTTAGTCAGTAGTTTTGCGAGAAACATCGGTATTCTTTTGAGCAATCGAGTTCCCTTGATCACAACTCTTTCCATCGTTGAACGTATTGTGGATCATTCCATCTTCGGGGAAGAAATCAAAAACGCGGTCGATAGAATCAAGGAAGGAGAAAAACTTTCAGCTTCCTTTAGCGGATCGGTAATTCTTCCTCAGATGGTGATCGGTATGATTGCAGCCGGAGAGGTTTCGGACCGGGTTCCGGAAATGATGAACAAACTCGCGGATATTTACGATACCGAAGTGGATACTGCGATTAAAACGATGACACAATCCATGGAACCGCTCATGATTGTGGTAATGGGTCTTCTCATTGGAACGATTATGGCCTCGATCATGGTCCCAATGTACAACTTGACGCAGCAACTTCAAAATATATAA
- the gspG gene encoding type II secretion system major pseudopilin GspG translates to MNLSKLKRKYRKGLTLIELAVVVIILGALIALVYSNFRPGEISDDTAALKLKKDAYELQSHLERYAQRYGSYPSDEQGLEALVEKPTTGEVPEDWKPILSKKGAINDPWGTSYKLKRDSGGDVQLFTLGKDKKEGGEGKNADFNILNEDEYPSDFRRK, encoded by the coding sequence TTGAATCTGTCCAAATTAAAAAGAAAATACAGAAAAGGTCTCACACTGATAGAACTCGCTGTTGTCGTGATCATCTTAGGAGCGCTCATCGCTTTGGTTTATTCCAACTTTCGTCCGGGTGAAATCAGCGACGATACCGCGGCTCTAAAACTTAAGAAAGACGCATACGAATTACAATCTCATCTGGAAAGATACGCACAGAGATACGGCTCTTATCCGAGCGACGAACAAGGATTAGAGGCTCTTGTTGAAAAACCGACGACCGGAGAAGTGCCTGAGGATTGGAAACCGATCCTGAGTAAAAAAGGGGCGATCAACGATCCTTGGGGAACTTCTTATAAGCTCAAAAGAGACTCCGGTGGTGACGTTCAATTATTTACCTTAGGTAAAGATAAAAAAGAGGGCGGAGAAGGCAAAAATGCTGACTTCAACATTCTCAACGAAGACGAATATCCATCCGACTTCCGCAGAAAATAA
- a CDS encoding type II secretion system protein: MKIRNIRKGFTLIELIVVIAILAGLISILATTAANFIVPSSSDAAQTLKQAAEFCYRKSILTNTTMVLELDIENDTYTVKKLVRDEGGLKEVLVFKPQKLPYNSEIIDITDIRGFRYTKGIVKVPFTYLGIAADYSIHLGNDPSIYRTLIIYRYGGKVTVLEGEQFHTSSNLSNDKNWKEQQDENEQQQP, from the coding sequence ATGAAAATAAGAAATATCCGGAAAGGATTTACCCTGATCGAGTTGATCGTGGTGATCGCGATCCTCGCGGGGTTAATTAGTATTCTTGCAACTACCGCCGCAAATTTCATCGTTCCCTCTAGTTCGGACGCGGCACAAACCCTCAAACAAGCGGCTGAATTTTGTTATCGCAAATCGATTCTTACGAACACGACCATGGTTTTGGAATTGGATATTGAAAACGACACGTACACCGTAAAAAAACTCGTTCGAGACGAAGGCGGCCTCAAAGAAGTATTGGTTTTTAAACCGCAAAAACTTCCATACAATTCCGAAATCATAGATATCACCGACATTCGAGGTTTTCGATATACAAAGGGAATCGTAAAGGTTCCCTTTACTTACCTAGGCATCGCCGCGGATTACAGCATTCACTTGGGAAACGATCCGTCCATTTATCGAACTTTGATCATCTATCGTTACGGAGGAAAGGTTACCGTTCTGGAAGGGGAACAATTTCACACTTCTTCCAACCTCTCAAACGATAAAAATTGGAAAGAACAACAGGATGAAAACGAACAACAGCAACCTTAA
- a CDS encoding type II secretion system protein, with protein MKTNNSNLKFFSKWKRIRNSFRKGFNLIEVSIALALAGIAMTYTYMVISNGIRQQRLAAVMSNAVHLAKIKMAQIDSVSVLQSDNTTGEIPGYPGYSFKTQIGEEDMDLLKLAGKEGKKPEDLLGGRDSEMNKLIMRRSGQANQGASTAGIIRVFRIKVTINYPAGSGTESYTAETFKSAQY; from the coding sequence ATGAAAACGAACAACAGCAACCTTAAATTCTTCTCCAAATGGAAACGGATCCGGAATTCTTTTCGAAAGGGTTTCAACCTAATCGAAGTTTCCATAGCGCTCGCGTTAGCCGGAATTGCGATGACATATACGTATATGGTCATCTCCAATGGGATCAGACAACAAAGACTCGCGGCTGTGATGTCAAACGCGGTTCATCTCGCAAAGATCAAGATGGCTCAGATCGATTCCGTTTCGGTTCTTCAATCCGACAATACGACCGGAGAAATTCCGGGTTATCCGGGTTATAGTTTTAAAACACAGATCGGGGAAGAGGATATGGATCTTCTCAAACTCGCGGGTAAGGAAGGTAAAAAACCGGAAGACCTGTTAGGTGGAAGAGATTCCGAGATGAACAAACTGATTATGCGAAGATCCGGTCAAGCGAATCAAGGGGCCTCCACGGCAGGGATCATCCGAGTTTTTAGAATTAAGGTTACGATCAATTATCCTGCGGGAAGTGGAACGGAATCTTATACTGCGGAAACATTCAAATCGGCTCAGTATTGA
- the gspE gene encoding type II secretion system ATPase GspE — protein sequence MKTLGDILIEEGIISEKDLEDSLKVQKKNNLPLSHIIQKKGIAGESDILRALSKLYQLEFREKLEFSGMEEVFQQIPLKLIQRSRIVPFQLSKKTIRIAVSDPSDLHPMDDARNFLKGYNVEFILAPEPEIMRIIHSHFDTTSSAAKEMLNEMEGSFSELAEAFENDSLDLSDDAPIIKMVNVILSQAVNERASDIHIEPYEKSLVVRYRVDGILHNVLSPPKSYHAGISSRIKIMSNLNIAENRLPQDGRIKLRLTGKDIDIRVSTIPCQFGERIVMRLLNKTDQKYSLDTMGFYPELVKTIRSLIIEPHGIILVTGPTGSGKSTTLYSALSELNTEERNIITCEDPVEYQFEGISQMQMQEKIGLTFATGLRAILRQDPDVIMVGEIRDEETARIAIQASLTGHLVFSTLHTNDAASAATRLVDMGIEPYLITSTVLGFMAQRLVRVICAHCKETYKPTASELESIGISKKALKNGTLHRGKGCSHCMGTGFKGRTGIYELLLVDSHIKSAILQGSDAGKLNDIAREHNFKTLKDYGIRKVIDGVTTIEEVLRVT from the coding sequence TTGAAAACTCTCGGAGATATCCTAATCGAAGAGGGGATCATATCCGAAAAAGATCTGGAAGATTCCCTGAAGGTTCAGAAAAAGAATAACCTTCCTCTCAGTCATATCATTCAAAAAAAAGGAATCGCCGGAGAATCCGATATTCTCCGCGCGCTTTCCAAACTCTATCAGCTCGAGTTTCGTGAAAAATTAGAATTCTCCGGAATGGAAGAGGTCTTTCAACAGATTCCTCTCAAACTCATTCAAAGAAGTAGAATCGTTCCTTTTCAACTCTCAAAAAAAACGATTCGAATTGCGGTCTCCGATCCTTCCGATCTCCATCCGATGGACGACGCTCGTAATTTTCTCAAAGGATACAACGTAGAATTCATTCTCGCTCCCGAACCGGAAATCATGCGGATCATCCATTCGCATTTCGATACAACTTCTTCCGCGGCCAAAGAAATGCTGAACGAGATGGAAGGAAGTTTTTCCGAACTCGCGGAAGCCTTTGAAAACGATTCTCTCGATTTAAGCGACGACGCGCCGATCATCAAGATGGTCAACGTCATTCTTTCCCAAGCAGTGAACGAAAGGGCTTCGGATATACACATAGAACCGTACGAAAAATCACTTGTGGTTCGTTATCGTGTGGATGGCATTTTGCATAACGTGCTCAGTCCTCCGAAATCCTATCATGCGGGAATTTCTTCCAGAATCAAGATCATGTCGAACTTGAATATCGCGGAAAACAGACTTCCTCAAGACGGTAGAATCAAACTTAGATTGACGGGAAAGGATATCGACATCCGCGTTTCTACGATTCCTTGTCAGTTCGGAGAAAGAATCGTGATGCGACTTTTGAACAAGACGGACCAAAAGTATTCTTTGGATACGATGGGTTTTTATCCGGAACTCGTAAAGACGATCCGATCCTTGATCATCGAGCCGCACGGAATCATACTTGTTACAGGTCCTACGGGTTCCGGTAAGTCTACGACTCTCTATTCAGCACTCAGTGAATTGAATACCGAAGAAAGAAACATCATCACCTGCGAAGACCCAGTGGAATATCAGTTCGAGGGAATTTCTCAAATGCAGATGCAGGAGAAAATCGGACTTACCTTCGCAACGGGACTTCGAGCCATTCTTCGTCAGGATCCGGACGTCATCATGGTGGGGGAGATTCGGGATGAAGAGACGGCAAGGATCGCGATCCAAGCCTCGCTCACGGGTCACTTGGTATTTTCCACACTCCACACAAACGACGCGGCGAGCGCGGCTACAAGGCTTGTGGATATGGGGATCGAACCGTATTTAATTACGTCCACCGTTCTCGGATTTATGGCGCAACGACTTGTGAGAGTGATCTGCGCCCATTGTAAAGAAACGTATAAACCGACCGCGTCCGAATTGGAGTCGATCGGAATCTCGAAAAAAGCTTTGAAAAACGGAACTCTCCACAGAGGAAAAGGTTGTTCTCATTGTATGGGCACCGGTTTCAAGGGAAGAACCGGGATCTACGAACTTTTATTAGTAGATTCTCATATTAAATCGGCTATTCTTCAAGGTAGCGACGCCGGAAAATTAAACGATATCGCAAGAGAACACAATTTCAAAACTTTAAAAGATTATGGAATTCGAAAGGTAATCGACGGCGTTACAACGATCGAAGAAGTGCTCAGAGTCACTTAA
- a CDS encoding M23 family metallopeptidase, with amino-acid sequence MNSWNTKRKNRSSRRGGSRSATRMSDTKKVNGKFFLIPLISSLVLSSSLGADPLKNYDAEISEYTNKDSSFFTDKEERKIKQLFSQSPENWQEEKYSLNYHKDKSNLELPSFISVNRIISSKIVSHSGVVYKNYVVKPKDTLSKIARIMKTSVQKVSSANGLKKNSTLQVGQNISIPVQVRNASREKVEFRKVFVSPVVNAKMTSRFGRRKDPFHTGSGGYHSGVDFGGAQGSPILASADGIVSFTGVNGGYGNTVIIDHENGYKTMYAHCAKITIEQGTRVSAGTVIGAVGRTGSATGPHLHFEVFLNGNRINPEVALRKTLKIVTPLDPGKFARL; translated from the coding sequence ATGAACTCGTGGAATACAAAAAGAAAAAATAGATCCTCCCGAAGAGGCGGTTCAAGATCGGCAACTCGGATGTCCGATACTAAAAAGGTGAACGGAAAGTTTTTTTTGATTCCCCTTATCTCCTCTTTGGTTCTGTCTTCTTCCCTGGGAGCGGATCCTCTGAAGAATTACGACGCGGAAATTTCCGAATACACCAATAAGGATTCTTCCTTTTTTACGGACAAAGAAGAACGTAAAATAAAACAATTATTCTCTCAATCGCCTGAAAACTGGCAAGAAGAGAAATACTCCCTCAATTATCATAAAGACAAATCGAATCTGGAACTTCCGAGTTTCATCAGCGTCAATCGAATCATCTCCTCCAAAATCGTTAGCCATAGCGGTGTAGTTTATAAGAATTACGTTGTAAAACCGAAGGACACTCTTTCCAAAATCGCAAGAATTATGAAAACCTCGGTGCAAAAGGTGAGTTCCGCAAACGGACTCAAGAAAAACTCAACTCTCCAAGTCGGACAAAATATTTCAATTCCCGTTCAAGTGCGTAATGCAAGTCGCGAGAAAGTCGAGTTCCGAAAGGTTTTTGTTTCCCCCGTGGTGAACGCGAAGATGACTTCCCGTTTTGGAAGAAGAAAGGATCCGTTTCATACTGGTTCCGGCGGTTATCATAGCGGCGTCGACTTCGGCGGAGCGCAAGGTTCTCCCATTTTGGCTTCTGCCGACGGGATCGTCTCCTTTACAGGCGTTAACGGTGGATATGGAAACACTGTCATCATCGATCACGAGAATGGCTACAAAACCATGTATGCGCATTGTGCAAAAATTACCATCGAGCAGGGAACGAGAGTGAGCGCAGGAACGGTCATAGGTGCCGTTGGCAGAACTGGATCGGCGACGGGTCCTCACTTGCATTTCGAAGTATTCTTAAATGGAAATCGGATCAATCCGGAAGTTGCCTTAAGAAAGACCTTGAAGATTGTGACTCCCTTAGACCCCGGTAAATTTGCCAGACTCTAA
- a CDS encoding type II secretion system protein GspJ codes for MKKNRFKFYRNGFTLIEISIVVMILGVIFTGIFSTYYTALKISRESSSPGGASKRDILLAMENVRSTISMAYFHQTQRRLIFVGKNDGRGIDRKDRLDFAATHPNSEETSMPEVREVGFYLKPMPEQPDYNFLIRREDEMVDRYPKSGGTEYTLLSHVKSFQLKYSRTGAKWEDEWDSKLTKVLPRLIRIEMIVNSGKKEVRYETLAFPGILFK; via the coding sequence ATGAAAAAGAACCGTTTCAAATTCTACCGCAATGGATTCACGTTGATCGAAATTTCGATCGTAGTGATGATTTTGGGCGTGATCTTCACAGGAATTTTCTCCACGTATTATACTGCTTTGAAAATTTCCAGAGAATCGTCTTCTCCGGGCGGAGCTTCCAAAAGAGACATTCTACTCGCAATGGAAAATGTTCGTAGTACGATTTCTATGGCTTACTTTCATCAAACACAAAGAAGATTGATCTTTGTTGGAAAAAACGACGGGAGAGGAATCGATCGAAAAGACCGTTTGGACTTTGCCGCGACCCATCCCAACTCGGAAGAAACCTCGATGCCCGAAGTCAGAGAAGTCGGATTTTATCTCAAACCCATGCCGGAACAACCGGATTATAATTTTCTGATTCGAAGAGAAGACGAGATGGTGGATCGTTATCCGAAATCGGGCGGAACCGAATACACTCTCCTCAGTCACGTCAAAAGTTTTCAATTAAAGTATTCCAGGACAGGCGCAAAATGGGAAGACGAATGGGATTCCAAGCTCACTAAGGTTCTACCGAGACTCATTCGAATCGAAATGATCGTAAATTCCGGCAAAAAGGAGGTCCGCTATGAAACCCTCGCGTTTCCGGGAATTCTTTTTAAATAA